The genomic window GAATTTATCTGTttatctttcaaaaatggaGATAGAATTACTAAAATGTGAACCATCTCCATTCTCATACCATTGTTGGAACTGGTAAGACTCCATGTTGTTAGAAATTGATCGATACTCTCGATGTACGCCCTGTATATGTTAATGTTCATAGCGCTTAGCCCAGTAATTATTGCAGATTTAATAAAAGTTTTATCGCAGTTCAATAGCGGTAGCACGATTTTGAAGACTGATGTCGCAGACTTTATTTTCTGATGTTGCACGGTAAATATTTGTTGACTTTTCTTACGTCCATGCTGCGCGTTAGTTGCTGGGATGTACAGTTTCTGATCATTTGTGGATGTCAAGGAGCTACATGCAACAATAAGATAAAGTTTCCATTGGTTTACAACAGCTTCTGGCGaaatatctttgaaacGATCTGATACATTATTTGTGattgaaagaatcaaatCGTATAATTGTACCAAACGGATACATACTATGGATCTGCATAAGGCCATAGTTACCGGAGACTGTTCAAAAATGTACGTTAGCAATTTAGGAAATATTCTTTGCCAAAGAGCAGCATCTATACCATACTCGGATTCACAAATTCGAATCAACATGTTCTTTTTCGATTTCATAGTTAGTTTTACTAGTCTGGACTTCTCTGCTACACTCAATGATTGTTTCTCAGGTTCTAGTAATTTTGGAATGTCAAAAGATACTAACATATCTATAAGCCTAGACCCTGATTGCGCAACAagtcttgaagaagatctgGAATGACCTTTATCATACAATGATGACTTTTGGAGGAGAGCCTTATCGAATTTAGATGTTAATTGTAATATTCTAATTGCCAAGCGGCGAATAGCAGCATCCGCACTGCAGAGGAAAAATAAACCATTTCCTTCGACATCCTCTACAACTGTCTGAGTATTCTTCCATTCAATTTTATCTGATTCGTGAGAAACTGTATCGAAGGTTTTTTGTGCATTATTGGATCCATTCAAAGAGCCATCAGGGTCTGAATCTTTTGGATCATTTTTGGTGAAGTCCTCTAGCCAGCACTCCAGTAGTTCCACATATAGTTCAAGCAAAATTTTATACTCCGCAGAAGAAAGGTAGTATAAGCTGTACCGCGATTGCGTTTTctcatcaaaatcaaatgaATATTTAGCAAACCAAGTTATCAAAGTGTAAGGATTCTTTTTAGCCGCAAGAACTTTAAGGGCATTTTGTGCACTAGTTGCGATAAGCTGATCAGCATGGACAGCATTCCTTGATAGAATTTCGATTGTTGACTTGAATGGTATACTTTGTGACACTGATAAGCAACAAGGTAACACCTCTATAAGGGTTGCGAAGAGTGCCATATTCAGACTTCTAGCATAATTGGCgttattttcattattgaTACCAAATCCAAAATTAGTTATACTGGAGAAAGGAGTTGAAGGTTGACGTCGATGTTCATTCTCTGGAGACCAAACTTCAGATCCAATATTAGAATCAAGTAACATGAAAAGTTTGTACAAGTATTTTACAAGTTCTTCATGGTTTGCCCAATTCTTATCTGTTTGATGGATGGAAATTTTATTTAAATCCACTTCATAGAATCTACGTTCAGCGTCCGGGAACGATGgtctttcttttgtcaTTAAAAGACCTCTATAAGTGTTGATGACTAAGATCAACTTTTCATGGACAATGTTTTCTAGATTTATGCCATTAAAAGATGATTTTACTAAATGTAAAAGGACATTTTCAAAGACAAATGTTGGGTGAACATACCCAACAGTTACAAACACATCACATAAAGGGTTGATTATGTTCATATCAGTAGTAATCCAgttctccttcttttttgtaCTCAAAAATAAGGAAAACAATTTAGTCAATGTTTTATCTGTATTATTCAACGTTTCTGTGCATCGAAATAAATAAACCCAAATTAAACGGGAGAGCCCCATAGAGAAAGCCACGCGATCCTGTAAGGATTTTGATTTAATCTTAGTGATGTTCTTTTCTATCAATGGAAGCCAgttctttgaaaataattCAGCATTTGCAACACACAAAACTGCTACGGTCAATTTAAAAGCAAGTGTCCAGCATTTGCTGTCAGATTGCATTTTTTTGCAAGTAGACAAAATCGATGTCATAGCTTCAATCCAAGTTGGGTGGTTAACTTCTGCTGTCATGTCCCCTGCCAAAGGTAAAAGAAGTTGACTAAGAACCTCGGCATATGCCATACGAATGGATTGGTTTTGGGATAAGCCAAAGAATTTAGATATAGACTTGATGAAGCCTGCACTTTCCTCGAACATTTCCAGTGGGaaattttttaatttcaaGTATGTCATCCCCAATATTAAAATATGAATAGAGGGTTCTTGATCACGAGGAATCTTTGCTGGTACTTTTTCAAGGTCCGCAATAAATTTGTCACTcacagaaacaaaatttTTCTCGCTCATCCATCCTAAGAGCTCAGCAAAAGAGTTCCAATTTGCCGACTTTATCAGCGTAgatgataaagaagaaggatcTGTTGTTTTCAATTGTGTGAATACAATGTTTTCAAGCTTTGAGCTTAGCTCGTTATCGAAATTCGTTGGGTTTTGTTTGACAATTTCGATCAATACACGGCATAAAATGTAGATGGTTATTAGTGACTTCCGGTCAGCCTGGAAAGCCATGTCTCTTGCTCTTTCGACTTGACTTTGTAGGAATGATAATTTAGGGTCTATATTAGAGCTAATGCTTGCAGAAGACTTCGAAGAATTATTACGCTTGTGTGTCAGTCTGCTACTTGAGGAACTCAAAGATTTCGAATGTGTTTTTTTAACCGCGAATCCCGGGTCATTTTCTCTGATATATTGGTCGTATTCTTGTAGAACTTTATTAAGGTTGTCTGCCGCTAATGAAGCTACTTCTGATTTGGTCTTTCTCCAGAACATCATTGCATCAATAACAGGtttggcatttttttttgaaatatatcCTAGTGATTCTATAACTTTATCAAATTCACTATCCTTACCTTCACCTAGTATATCAATAATTGGGGGTTCCGTATCTCTAGGATATTGTAGACATAAATTTAGTTTAGTTTCAGCAAATCTAACGAATTTTGTGAAGAGGATATGCAATGCATACTCAGATGGACTCTTCCAGTCAGTTGCTGCCTTCTGCCTTAACCCTGCAGCATATTCGTctggaaaagaagatgcGCTATTAGCCGATGCTGGACCGGGATGTGGTTGATTTGATGTCACTATGGCAGAGACTCCTttatttggatttggaacTGACATTGAATCTTGGTCAGCAGTGCTAGAACTCCTATTCTCAACAACTTTCGTCTTATCAATGTTGTATTCATATTGAGTTCCATTATGTTCAACATATGGTATGTCTATTACATTTACAGCTTGTTGGCTACATTGCTCGATGTTAGATCCCATAGTTGTGGGATCAGCTCTTATGTCCTGAGGTTGTGCCTGTTGGCCAGATTGCATGTTTTCTCTTGGAAATTTAAAATCCATTGAATCACTGTTACTTGGAGCTTGTTCTAACACTCTATTTTCCTTTCCCAAGGGAGGGAACATGAATCCAGAATTCATTGCAAGATGAATACGTTTTGCGAACCTTGGATCAATGTTGGTACTGTTTGTaaatttgatttgatcttCCAACAAATCTTAGTTAGGTTAAAGTAAATCACTAATTCGGCTTTTCGATGTTTAAGAATAGTCCAAGTACAAAATACGGTCTATGTGCCTAGTATATATAACTCTTTTAATGTTCATAAGGTGGAACTAATCACCGTTCTCAGCTAAACATGTCAACACTAAGGTATCCCCATCTGTAACACTTACATAGTTTCTATGTTCGGTCACATGATACGAATATTCTGCGGGTAACGTAATATAAGGAAATGGCACTGTTATAAAACTGCTATGAGGACAACTACGAGAATAATGTGCAGCAGAATTAGAGTGCAGTACAGTCATTAGCGAATTGATCCATATGAAGTCAACATAGATTCTACGGTAGGTCGAAATGTCAGGACATTATTCAGAAGACGATTTGAAAGCTGAAATTGTGAGTTTCATGGCCAACATAAAGGTCAATACTTCCAAAGCAGATAAATTAGCCAAGAAAATTGCCAACCAAGTAACGAATGAGAATGTGGAGTTGCTTAGAATAGTACTATTGTTACGTGACTATTTGACTTCGGAGGATAATACCATTAGACAGAATGCGCTCTGCTGCTTGTCTTCTATTTTAGCAGCCGTATCACCTTCCGTATTAAAGAACAACGATGTAACAGTAATATTTGATTTCTATCAAAGCAAAATGGAAGACTCTGGATGCATGAAAGAGACTTTGCAGGGTATCAATTCATTAGTATTGATGGAATGCTTCTACAGTAGTCATGTTAGAAAGTTACTCGATATACTAGCAAATGATTATCAACCTACAAACTTTCTAGCAGCAACTAGATACTTTGGGTTTAATATAATGGATAATATATTAGCGAAATTTAAGGCCCAAATGTTAGAGAACGATGAATTGAATGACAAATTTATTGAAACTTTTATTCGTGTTGCCACCGGTGAGAAAGACCCTCGAAATCTATTGATATCATTTCGTTTGAATAAAGAGATCACTACCGGTTTGAATAACATtgataaattcaaagaggaattatttgatattctattttgttattttccCATAATGTTCAGGCCGCCAAGTAACGACCCTTATAAAATAACTAATGGCGATTTAAAGCTAGCTCTAAGAAATGCTATAAGCGCCACtgaaaagtttgaagaagatgccTTTGGTAACCTTCTTGATAAACTAACTGCGTCATCACCTAGCGTCAAAAACGATACAATAATGACCATCAAAGCCTGTTTGGACAATTTCAGTGGAACTTCTTCCCTAAAGCATTGGCTTCCTATATGGGATGCTTTGAAATTTGAAATAATGAATGGAACAGACCCAGAACCATCTCTACTAGATGTAGGAGGGGCTATTgagaattcttcttctaaacAAGAAGAGTCTTTCAATAACTATGCCTCATCCTTGTCCGTTATTAcatcattatcattgaAACTTATTTTGTTAGATGAGCATGCATTCGATAAATTCTTCATGCATATCTTTGACGAGATCATACCAAATTTTAAGCAAAACAAAGATCTAAAGCAATGTTGCGATCTTCTTGCTTCTATCTCCAAAGTAAATTTGCTGACATTCAATAAAgttattaaaaaaatattccCCGTATTATTCATGGAGAAAGATTTAGACGTCaccaaacaaaaactccTTCTATTAAACTTGGCACCATTCTTCGATGCGTatatttctgtttctaCCCTGGTGGGTGAGGAAGTCTCGCAATTCTCGGTTAAAAATGAATTACGTGTCTATAAAGATGACGTTGTTATGCTTTTGAGTAAATGTCTAACAGgaacttcaaaaagtgAAGTAACTTTGAGAACATTATCAATTGTTCACTTTACTACTCTTGTTAAAATGGATGGATTCTTAGATGCTGAAGAAATTGCTATGGTTGTTCAATATTTTACTGAAACTATATTGACAGATGATAACAAGAATATTTACTGTGCCTGTCTAGAAGGGTTAAAATTTATTGGTTCTATCAATGATGCGGTTGTGTATGATGtgtctttgaaatatatgtTGGATCTACTTCCTATTGACGAGGATTCAAAACATCTTACAGTAATTGGTACTGAGACTGTTCCCCCCGAAAGAATTCTAAAGGTAATCCTTGATTTTACAACTTCGAGACACCATTTGGTAAAAGAGAGTATAGTTGCTCTCTCTATAAAACTAAAGAATATCGTTAAAAATCCAACTAATTCTAATTACTGCTTTCTGGTGCTATCATGTTTGGATTCCCTTTTGCAGAAtaatgttgaaaattttgaagaagggaCCGGATCATATCTAAAAGCGGCCATTGAGAAAATTATAATAGATTGTGCACTAGATAAAGACGTGATATATCTCGATGATCACTCTTTGACTCTATCTGCacatattttattttatttgaaCTTGAAAGCGGATATCCATACTCACCAGGATATATTAAACTTTTATTATGAGCGCTTTGTTGAACACGaaaaaatttttgaatCACCAAAAAGATCCATAGTAGTTTATTCTAGGGTGTTGTCTGCATTGGATAAATCATTATTGCCTTCTTCAGTTAATGCTATATTCAGGAAAACCATCaatcttttggaaagtGATGAGAATATGTCTGCACTTGAATCCTTGGGATACTTAGAATTTTTAGCTTTACTATCAAACAAATGGCTTACCGAAAAATTCATTGACGATACCCTTGACCTTCAAAATATATCCATGAAAAACTTGCAAATTATATTTTGGGTTAATAAAGGATTAGTAATGAAAAACTCTGCGTCCGCAATTGCGTTAACAGATTATTTATTTGGCCTTTTAGGGAACGAACAAATCGGTAACAAGGTTGCTCAACTTTTCGAAATTCTAGTTTTAGATCTTccaatatttgaaaaattcaagaaagtATCATGGAATAACAATGTCAGATTGTTATACAAGcagaaatttttcaatcaTATTGCAACAAAGATGGTAGAATCTTTCAAAGCAGCCAAAGTAATGACAATTAAATCGAACTATTTGACTGGCCTTTCTTTAGTGTTGAAGAACACGCCATCTACAATTACGATATCCTATATCAAAGATTTGTTGCCACTTCTCCTACAAGCTCTACAACTTGAAAATGGAGAAGTAAGACTTTCCTCCTTGCAGACCCTAAACGATACCGTCGAAAAAAACCCACAATTGATTACTGAGCATGTTCATACATTAGTTCCGTTACTGCTCGGCTTGATATCACCATCCAAGTATAATAATGCTAGTGTCAGATTGCTGTCACTTGAAGTATTGCAGAAATTCCCAGAAAATGTTCCTCTAAATTATTTAATTCCTTTAAAAAGCGATATTATAATGAAGCTACAGATTGGATTGGATGACAAGAAGCGCAAAGTTCGTAAACAATGTATTGATACAAAGCAGACCTATATAGAGTTGGGACAGGTTCCTTTTGAATGAAAGCAATGAAAGTCTGCAAACCCTTTGATCTACTCATCCGTAtgaaataatattatattaataaaaaGATAAACTTGTATATATCTATTAATAAATGAAATGATAGTTTTGATGACTGcagaaaaaagaatagaaaCATATATCCCACATTTCATCGAATAATGATAAATTCAGtagtcttcttcttccgaATCTTCCTCGTCGCTTGCTCCAACTGGGGCCAATCCTGGAGTCAAGGATTGATATCTGTGATCCACGGTGATGGTGGAAAGCTTCTCCTTGaaatccttctttttctgttttcttgATTTAGTTTTTCTTGCCTTACTAGATGTGTCTGTGTTAGCTAATATCTTGGATTGTAGATCAAGtaattcatcttcttcctccaaATCCCAAGTCTTCAGGTTTTTAATGTTTCTCTTCATAAGTTTATCTAGATATCTCTTCTCATTATCGGTGAGATTTCCGGATTCTTGATGCTTTCTTAAAATTGCTAATTTGACCTTCTGTTCGATTTTCTCTTggtcttcttttttccccGCTATCTTCTTTCGTAAgactttcttctcttttctcttaaTCTTTTGTacatttctttcttggattgctgtccttttctttaagtTATGATCAATCATTTGTGCTTTCGAACCTTTATCTCTTTTCGACCTTTTCTTATCCGTATTCACCAGTGATGAACCAGGAAGCATATTCCGCAACAATGAATTAACTGCAGTTGTAGCATGTAGATTGGTTAACGACGACATATCGATTCTACTATAtcaaagaaggaaatggtgaaaaacaaaaatgagTTATAACACAACCTTGTTTGGCTGGGTTTGATGTCTTAGTGAGTTTTACTCTCGTTATTAAACCAAACTTCTTGTGTCTCTGAGgtcatctcatcgctctTACCGACTCTCTTCAGtattatcttttttttttttttcatacATTAAAAGAAATTACAAGTGTGAAGTGTATCACGTGCATTTTGGCATTACCCGCTTTCTGTATACTAACAACACCAGCGCATTTTActtaaaaaataaacaaaatcaaCGAATTTATGAAAAGAGGATAAAATTGAACACTATATGGAAACAGAGGTTTTGACACCAGAAAAGTGCGAACTacgttttgttttcaatacGGTCACGGCGGCTAAAAAATAGACATACGAAATTGAACAAGCAAAATCAGGGCTGAAGACTTGCTAGACTTGTAGACTGAACTCGCTGTGGCAGCTattattttggtttttaCGTGTACACATTTTGCCCCCTTCAGCGAATCTCGAATTTTCGCGACAACGTTAATAATTGAAGGCAAACCATCTTCTAATAACAGAGCACAAGTTAAGTACTACTATCATAATGGATCAAGTTATTCCCTCTAACAGTTTAAGCTTGGCTCCTCAACAGAATCCAATAGTCGAAAACAAAGACACTGCTAATGGAATTAATGATGGAGACTCTATGACTTTTGATAACGGTAACAATGTCAACTCATATAATCATGATGACGATagaaataatatcaataaagGAATTGATGGCAAACAATTATCTTCGGTTTTAGAGGAGATGAACAAAATTGAGAGGATAATTCTTCCACTTCCGGAAACAAAAGAGCAGTTGGAAGATTTAATATATCGTTATAGATATATTTCACAGTATAGAGATCATAATAAACTTGAAGTTGAGGCTATTGAACAGGTATTTGCTCAAATCTCCGATAAGCAAGACaagttcaaagaagaactgCTGAATTTGAGAAACAATGCAGTAACAGGGGTGCAATGGGATGAGAATCTATTAAAAGAGCAATTAATCAGCTTACAGCTATTGAGCAAAGATGTGAATATTCCTGATAACTTTCTTCATGAGTATAACGCTTCAtccaatgaaaatgatagCAGTTCAAAACACATCCAATTGGAAAGAATTAAACTCTCAATTGACTTATATGAGTCCAGTAAACTCTTAGGTTTGCCGGATGCTTTAACCACATTGGGAATAAAGCGTGGTAACAATACTGCCCTCGGAGATTGGGAATCAGAAAAAATTATCTCTTCGCTAATAGCAAGTAGAATCAAATTCCTTGAGAATCTTCCGGCCAACTTAGGAACGTACTCATTAAACGATGCTTTAGATTTCATTACAAAAGATGATATTCCTACTAGCGTTGATGATTTTAAGATGCGAGCATTAGTGGAGTTGAAGTCTTTGAAATTATTGACGAAGCAAAAATCGCtgagaaagaagttaaTTGAGAGCGTTGCATCTAAGTCTCATAACATTGTTCCGTCTTTACGCGACTCTCCATACACATTAGCTGCTCAAAGATCCATAAACGTTAGGCCAAAAACTATAGTTCCTCAAACTGCAAGATTGGctgaagaattggaaagaCAAGAATTAGTCGAAAATAGGAGACGTGAAAGAAACTTGCGTTTACAAAGAATTAATAATACTGTTAATGGAATTAACGAGAGGCTTGAAAATGAAACTACACACCGTGATCGCTGCTACCAAATGGGTAAATCCATAGGTAACTTACATGGTCATCTTGAGAAAGATGAACAACGGAGAATGGAAAGAACTGCAAAGCAACGTTTGGCAGCTTTGAAATCTaacgatgaagaagcatATTTGAAATTGCTTGATCAAACAAAGGATACGAGAATTACTCATTTgttaaaacaaacaaactcTTTCTTAGATTCTCTAGCACAAGCTGTTAGAGTCCAACAGAATGAAGTACGTATCAAAAGAGGCGAAGAAATCCCTCCAATGACCGATgaggaaagagaaaaaatagATTACTACGAAGTTTCCCATAGAattaaagaacaaattgaCAAGCAACCAAGTATATTGGTTGGAGGTACGTTAAAGgaatatcaaataaaagGTTTAGAATGGATGGTCTCCTTATATAATAACCACTTGAATGGTATTCTTGCTGACGAGATGGGTCTAGGTAAGACTATTCAGTCCATCTCATTAATCAGTTATTTGTACGAGGTGAAAAATGAGAGGCAGCCCTTTTTGGTTATTGTGCCTTTGTCTACCATCACTAATTGGACTATTGAGTTCGAGAAATGGGCACCTTCGTTGAGAACAATAGTGTACAAGGGAAATCCTAACCAACGTAAAGCTTTACAACATCCGATTAAGATGGGAAACTTTGATGTGCTATTAACAACTTATGAGTATATTATTAAGGATCGACCACTTTTGGCTAAGCACGATTGGGCCCATATGATTATTGACGAAGGTCACAGAATGAAAAATGCCCAGTCAAAGTTATCATACACGTTAACTCACTATTACAAGTCAAAAAACAGACTAATTTTGACAGGTACTCCATTGCAGAATAATCTTCCTGAATTGTGGGCTTTATTgaattttgttcttcccaaaatttttaattcttccaaaacaTTTGATGAATGGTTTAATACTCCATTTGCAAATACTGGTACCCAAGAAAAGCTTGAAATGACAGAGGAAGAAACTCTTCTTGTGATTAGAAGATTGCACAAGGTCTTAAGACCATTCTTATTACGTCGTTTAAAAAAGGAAGTAGAAAAAGATCTACCGGACAAAGTAGAAAAAGTTGTTAAATGTAAATTATCCAGtttacaacaacaactatACCAACAAATGTTGAAACATAATGCGTTTTTCATAGGTGCAGGAAGCGAAGGAGCAACTAAAGGTGGTATTAAGGGTTTGAATAATAAGGTCATGCAATTGAGGAAAATTTGTAATCATCCGTTTGTCTTTGATGAAGTCGAAAATGTTATCAATCCTTCCAGAGCTAACTCTTCTCTGTTATATCGTGTAAGTGGAAAATTTGAACTATTAGACCGTGTCCTACCTAAATTTAAGGCATCTGGTCACAGGGTCCTAATATTTTTCCAAATGACACAAGTTATGGATATTATGGAGGACTTTTTAAGAATGAGAGATCTCAAGTATATGAGGTTAGATGGTGGTACCAAGGCTGAAGATAGAACTGGGATGTTAAAATTATTCAATGCTCCAGATTCAGAGTATTTCTGCTTCTTACTTTCTACAAGAGCTGGTGGTTTAGGGCTAAATCTTCAAACCGCTGATACAGTTATTATCTTTGACACAGACTGGAATCCGCACCAAGATTTACAGGCCCAAGATAGAGCTCATAGAATTGGTCAAAAGAATGAAGTGCGTATTTTAAGGTTGATTACAACCGACTCTGTGGAAGAAGTTATTCTTGAAAGGGCCATGCAGAAATTAGATATCGACGGTAAGGTCATTCAAGCGGGTAAATTTGATAACAAATCTACTgctgaagaacaagaggagTTCTTGCGTAGGTTGCTAGAAGGAGAAACGAATAAAGACACTGAATTAGCCGGAGAGTtggatgatgaagaactcAATGACATTCTTGCTCGTAACGACAATGAGAGAATCTTATTTAAGAAAATGGATGAACAACGTGTAGCTgccgaagaagaagaagctatgGAGATGGGACTCAAAAAACCACTTCCAAGATTAATTACTAAAGAGGAGCTTCCACCTATATTCAGAGAAGATATCACGGATCATCTTCAAACAGAACctgttgctgttggaaggatcagagaaagaaaacggGTTTACTATGATGATGGATTGACTGAAGAGCAATGGTTACAAGCTGTagataatgatgaagatttggatgaaGCCATTGAACGTCAAAGGCTTGCTCGTGAGAGGCGccaaagaaagatgttAGGATTGGATAGTCAGGACAATAGTGTTGAACCTGATGAGCATGATTCTGTACAAAATACAGAGGAAACGGCAGTTCCTCCT from Kluyveromyces marxianus DMKU3-1042 DNA, complete genome, chromosome 6 includes these protein-coding regions:
- the STH1 gene encoding RSC chromatin remodeling complex ATPase subunit STH1: MDQVIPSNSLSLAPQQNPIVENKDTANGINDGDSMTFDNGNNVNSYNHDDDRNNINKGIDGKQLSSVLEEMNKIERIILPLPETKEQLEDLIYRYRYISQYRDHNKLEVEAIEQVFAQISDKQDKFKEELLNLRNNAVTGVQWDENLLKEQLISLQLLSKDVNIPDNFLHEYNASSNENDSSSKHIQLERIKLSIDLYESSKLLGLPDALTTLGIKRGNNTALGDWESEKIISSLIASRIKFLENLPANLGTYSLNDALDFITKDDIPTSVDDFKMRALVELKSLKLLTKQKSLRKKLIESVASKSHNIVPSLRDSPYTLAAQRSINVRPKTIVPQTARLAEELERQELVENRRRERNLRLQRINNTVNGINERLENETTHRDRCYQMGKSIGNLHGHLEKDEQRRMERTAKQRLAALKSNDEEAYLKLLDQTKDTRITHLLKQTNSFLDSLAQAVRVQQNEVRIKRGEEIPPMTDEEREKIDYYEVSHRIKEQIDKQPSILVGGTLKEYQIKGLEWMVSLYNNHLNGILADEMGLGKTIQSISLISYLYEVKNERQPFLVIVPLSTITNWTIEFEKWAPSLRTIVYKGNPNQRKALQHPIKMGNFDVLLTTYEYIIKDRPLLAKHDWAHMIIDEGHRMKNAQSKLSYTLTHYYKSKNRLILTGTPLQNNLPELWALLNFVLPKIFNSSKTFDEWFNTPFANTGTQEKLEMTEEETLLVIRRLHKVLRPFLLRRLKKEVEKDLPDKVEKVVKCKLSSLQQQLYQQMLKHNAFFIGAGSEGATKGGIKGLNNKVMQLRKICNHPFVFDEVENVINPSRANSSLLYRVSGKFELLDRVLPKFKASGHRVLIFFQMTQVMDIMEDFLRMRDLKYMRLDGGTKAEDRTGMLKLFNAPDSEYFCFLLSTRAGGLGLNLQTADTVIIFDTDWNPHQDLQAQDRAHRIGQKNEVRILRLITTDSVEEVILERAMQKLDIDGKVIQAGKFDNKSTAEEQEEFLRRLLEGETNKDTELAGELDDEELNDILARNDNERILFKKMDEQRVAAEEEEAMEMGLKKPLPRLITKEELPPIFREDITDHLQTEPVAVGRIRERKRVYYDDGLTEEQWLQAVDNDEDLDEAIERQRLARERRQRKMLGLDSQDNSVEPDEHDSVQNTEETAVPPRETGRTRSRRNVTTPAATPEEVPDVKEVKKEEEPPKKKIKLKLNMKKEEPAKVAKAEPIKPKIDSLLSNLRELVDPSDEHSRTFIFEKLPSKKDYPDYYKVIETPVALETITKKLNKKQYKSLEDVKHDFDTMFKNAKFYNEEGSWVYVDAEFLENFVNDWFGNIN